One segment of Brassica rapa cultivar Chiifu-401-42 unplaced genomic scaffold, CAAS_Brap_v3.01 Scaffold1063, whole genome shotgun sequence DNA contains the following:
- the LOC117131586 gene encoding uncharacterized protein LOC117131586: MVQDGGHELKEKEVGDDLDSQFQQQSWPVSQNAKGINLVPCCSQEVFFAHHLSKTRGRLEPLCGAMGRYLCVEAGLRSAGHEVVELLVQDIQAEDQPLCGAMGRFLCVEAGLRSAGHEVVELLVQDTQEEEGHHLSHEEGR; encoded by the exons ATGGTACAAGATGgtggccatgaactgaaggagaaggaggTGGGTGATGATCTAGACTCTCAGTTCCAACAACAGTCATGGCCGGTTTCACAAAATGCAAAAGGAATCAACCTGGTTCCTTGTT gttcacaagaagTGTTCTTTGCTCACCACCTATCCAAGACAAGAGGAAGACTtgaaccattgtgtggagcaatgggaagatacttgtgtgtagaagctggtttaagaagcgcaggccacgaggttgttgagctcctggttcaagacatacaagcggaagaccaaccattgtgtggagcaatgggaaggttcttgtgtgtagaagccggtttaagaagcgcaggccacgaggttgttgagctcctggttcaagacacacaagaagaagaaggtcaccACCTAAGCCATGAGGAAGGCCGGTGA